In one window of Drosophila ananassae strain 14024-0371.13 chromosome XR, ASM1763931v2, whole genome shotgun sequence DNA:
- the LOC6505137 gene encoding myotubularin-related protein DDB_G0290005, whose amino-acid sequence MQIHPRYSILLLGLLFLALFSSSEARRSGYRLPRPQGRSASGSSPAAPQDVGSGRDLFKKFMLMRGMFQQPPSDNVIVISQPSTTTTTTTTPITTTTPSTTTTTTTTNGTTRALNHNLGRQLNEIAVPTFTGLEDRLDLPVAVEESPEPEEIETVKHRKQSQIQLQPLFGQKKFKLRSLPAKNKKKNVHRNQKIHHRRRFIQKKHRHQHQKKQKTKQPSANQHRSSESVVDFIEPYHNERSPGQTSQSGSESQLQRIWRRFQLAN is encoded by the exons ATGCAGATCCATCCGAGGTACTCCATCCTCCTGCTGGGCCTCCTTTTTCTGGCACTTTTTTCGAGCTCTGAGGCTCGTAGAAGCG GATATCGGTTGCCGAGGCCGCAAGGACGCAGTGCTTCTGGCAGCTCGCCAGCAGCCCCCCAGGATGTGGGCAGCGGCAGGGATCTGTTCAAGAAGTTCATGCTGATGCGAGGCATGTTCCAGCAACCGCCCAGCGACAATGTCATCGTCATCTCGCAGCCCTCAACGACGACCACAACGACAACTACCCCGATTACGACGACAACACCGTCGACCACAACCACCACGACGACCACCAATGGCACTACTCGTGCCCTAAACCACAATCTTGGCCGGCAACTGAACGAGATTGCAGTGCCGACGTTCACGGGACTCGAGGATCGTCTGGATCTGCCGGTGGCTGTTGAGGAATCGCCGGAACCCGAAGAGATAGAGACTGTCAAGCATCGAAAACAATCACAAATCCAACTGCAGCCCCTGTTCGGGCAGAAGAAGTTCAAGCTGCGGAGTCTGCCGGCCAAGAACAAGAAGAAAAATGTTCATCGCAACCAGAAGATACATCACCGACGTCGCTTCATTCAGAAGAAGCATCGCCATCAACATCAAAAGAAACAGAAGACGAAGCAGCCATCCGCAAATCAGCATCGCAGCTCCGAATCGGTTGTGGACTTCATTGAGCCGTATCACAACGAGAGGTCCCCCGGCCAGACAAGTCAGTCCGGTTCAGAGTCTCAACTCCAACGCATCTGGCGGCGATTCCAGCTGGCCAACTAA
- the LOC6505136 gene encoding uncharacterized protein LOC6505136 has protein sequence MHPTLRFPLALLLTICLGVELGNTAPGNVAQLVVPLTLTEFQFPLEVKEEIREDPEPRVRNSANIVGDFQGRNFFKHSPPPSTTIIIMPSPGNSTINNTLTSSSTPASTTTTRTDDFLRTPIAVPYPVNFPVQSPAYPMQFFRQRQDQTPALSYPSAIFGWSGAEQALLGGGLGADAGYSSLASIRSPVPMVPITIGNEVRYVPLNLRMFRQLIPNRPAIRESEDPAGNDDLSPFVQEVEEVADEEDTADNSEGLGLFAQRFRQRRRRPLQNLRRVQYL, from the coding sequence ATGCATCCAACTCTGAGGTTTCCTCTAGCCCTGTTGCTAACCATTTGTCTCGGTGTAGAGCTGGGCAATACGGCGCCCGGGAACGTGGCCCAACTGGTAGTGCCCTTGACCCTGACCGAGTTCCAGTTCCCGCTGGAGGTGAAGGAGGAGATCCGTGAGGATCCCGAACCGAGAGTGCGAAATTCCGCCAACATTGTTGGGGATTTCCAGGGACGCAATTTTTTCAAGCACTCACCGCCACCCTCGACCACCATCATTATAATGCCATCTCCGGGCAATAGCACCATCAACAATACTTTGACATCCTCCTCGACTCCGGCCTCAACTACAACAACTCGAACCGATGACTTCCTTCGCACTCCCATCGCCGTGCCCTATCCGGTCAACTTCCCAGTGCAGTCGCCGGCCTATCCGATGCAGTTCTTCCGCCAGCGCCAGGATCAGACCCCCGCCCTGTCCTATCCCTCGGCCATATTCGGCTGGAGCGGAGCGGAGCAGGCTCTCCTTGGCGGCGGACTGGGAGCCGATGCCGGCTACTCATCGCTAGCGTCTATCCGGTCTCCGGTACCCATGGTGCCCATCACCATCGGCAACGAGGTGCGCTACGTCCCCCTGAATCTCCGCATGTTCCGGCAGCTGATCCCCAACCGCCCCGCTATCCGGGAGAGCGAGGACCCCGCCGGAAACGACGACCTCTCGCCCTTCGTCCAGGAGGTCGAGGAGGTAGCCGACGAGGAGGACACCGCCGATAACTCCGAGGGGCTGGGCCTCTTCGCCCAGCGCTTCCGCCAGCGCAGGAGGCGGCCTCTGCAGAACCTCCGCCGGGTTCAGTACCTCTAA
- the LOC6505134 gene encoding serum response factor homolog A yields MIFCGNSGFGMILVLVGAMAFTSDLSLVSGQTVAPLVTSTVKPTSAPKMEVTPTKAMIINAPPSKQKKVPEMKQEPLVKAKDGAKPLQVTGFITKSGNIYEIEDKRGMGAIEGRQAVEEKQADQIVCNYGNVVIYSDVPCDQVTNVRVGEIKQIKDGKVESPVSSTTEKNQAEEDKEQDEMQEQDQNEEENQEEEVQQTNHPRQQPQNQNRRRRRRPGQKQQQQQRLQQQRRRQQQQQRRRRVNGNGNGSVVVRRRRNRNNNKNNSNGGQRRGQQQQRRRRPNNNNNNRRRNGNNNNNNNRRRNRPEHRRRIINVNRPGQQRRGTRQGNN; encoded by the exons ATGATTTTTTGCGGAAATTCGGGATTCGGGATgatcctggtcctggtcgggGCCATGGCCTTTACCAGTGACCTCTCGCTGGTGAGCG GTCAAACGGTGGCACCACTGGTGACCTCAACGGTGAAACCCACAAGTGCACCCAAAATGGAGGTCACTCCCACCAAGGCAATGATTATCAATGCCCCTCCCAGCAAGCAGAAAAAg gtTCCTGAAATGAAACAGGAGCCTCTGGTGAAGGCCAAGGATGGCGCCAAGCCCCTCCAGGTCACTGGATTCATCACCAAGTCGGGAAACATCTACGAGATCGAGGATAAGCGCGGCATGGGCGccatcgagggacgccaggCTGTCGAGGAGAAGCAGGCCGACCAGATCGTCTGCAACTACGGCAACGTGGTCATCTACAGCGATGTGCCCTGCGACCAGGTGACCAATGTCCGTGTAGGAGAGATCAAGCAGATCAAGGACGGCAAGGTTGAGAGCCCTGTGAGCAGCACCACCGAGAAAAATCAGGCTGAGGAGGACAAGGAACAGGATGAGATGCag GAACAGGATCAGAATGAGGAGGAGAACCAAGAGGAGGAGGTCCAGCAGACCAATCATCCCAGACAGCAGCCGCAGAACCAGAATCGCCGACGTCGCCGTCGTCCCGgacagaagcagcagcagcagcagaggctgcagcagcagcgacgtcgccagcagcagcagcagaggcgtCGACGCGtcaacggaaacggaaatggcaGTGTGGTGGTGAGACGTCGTCGCAatcgcaacaacaacaagaacaacagcAATGGCGGCCAGCGTCGcggtcagcagcagcagaggcgtCGCCgtcccaacaacaacaacaacaataggcGTCGcaatggcaacaacaacaacaacaacaatagaagACGCAACCGTCCAGAACATAGACGTCGCATCATTAACGTCAACCGCCCGGGGCAGCAGAGGCGTGGCACTCGCCAGGGCAACAACTGA
- the LOC6505133 gene encoding salivary glue protein Sgs-3 — translation MRATTLVFGLLFVASCSMVLARPQDQDSSSTTTPSTTTTSSTTPSTTTTTTTTTTTPKPTTTTTTTTEKPKSESTTASTTTTSTTPSTTTSSTTPSTTTSSTTPSTTTTTTTTTTPKPDDEAEKLLKQCEELKRRHKRGNSSSSEEDDSGEKKSAKKERKQLKKLCKQLKKQQEKKQERAQQSALSELSDALKNYAQKQKQKN, via the coding sequence atgcgTGCGACTACTTTGGTGTTCGGTCTGCTCTTCGTGGCCAGTTGCTCGATGGTCTTGGCCAGGCCTCAGGATCAGGATAGTtccagcaccaccacccccaGCACCACCACAACTAGCAGTACTACTCCCAGCACCacaactactactactaccacTACTACTACTCCCAAGCCAACAACGACAACTACAACCACAACGGAGAAGCCCAAATCGGAGTCTACCACTGCCAGTACTACGACTACCTCCACTACTCCCAGCACCACCACTAGCTCCACCACTCCCAGCACTACGACTAGCTCCACCACccccagcaccaccaccacaactaccaccaccaccactccTAAGCCCGATGATGAGGCCGAGAAGCTGCTGAAACAGTGCGAGGAACTGAAGCGACGCCACAAGCGCGgcaactcctcctcctccgaggAGGACGACAGCGGCGAGAAGAAGTCCGCCAAGAAGGAGCGCAAGCAGCTGAAGAAGCTCTGCAAGCAACTGAAGAAGCAGCAGGAGAAGAAACAGGAGCGGGCCCAGCAGTCGGCCCTCTCGGAGCTCTCCGACGCCCTCAAGAACTACGCCCAGAAACAGAAGCAGAAGAACTAA